In Halovivax gelatinilyticus, the following are encoded in one genomic region:
- a CDS encoding FAD-binding and (Fe-S)-binding domain-containing protein: protein MAGERGPTADPRANYDYASNDVVHPTVAAELRTRIEGEVRMDRYSRSLYATDASAYEVTPIGVVFPRSTEDVAAVVSYCYDAEIPVLPRGGGTSLAGQTVNRAVVLDFTRYMDEIRAVDPQARTATVQPGVVLGSLDERLSRHGLTFGPDPAWGDKSAIGGAIGNNSTGAHSLEYGKTDAYIESCEVVLADGTVTRFGEMSLTELTDRGDSDGDIPERVYAEVARIVAEESDEIEAAYPDLKRNVSGYNLDRLVAEARGTDLPGGESTGDGDTVNLARLLAGSEGTLAIVTEATVSLEPVPETKAVAMLCYPDLHDAMADVSPILEHEPSAVEVLDDVLIDLARGTTTFGPVTEALPDGTNATLLVEFYAESADEGRERVGELLADRCPSIEPARADGHETRSARTVDHEVRAIDALEAYERSERAKLWKLRKAGLPILLSRTTDAKHISFIEDTAVPPARLPEFVESFEEILEEHGTYASFYAHAGPGVLHVRPLVNTKTDVGIDQLRGIAADVTDLVVDLGGSISGEHGDGRARTQWNRKLYGDRIWRTFRRLKTAFDPKWVLNPGQVCGFDAAASDSTADRRMDASLRDETGELDERTKSVSLDENLRFDPSYEFDAGFEPTLAWDNDNGLAGMVELCHGCGGCRGDQSTTGGVMCPTYRASDEEITSTRGRANALRRAMSGELPPGVAFDDEFKTEVLDLCIGCKGCAVDCPSEVDMAKLKVELTHEYNERNGATLRDRLFANVHTLSAWGSLLAPLSNAAQRVPGGRWLLERAVGIDASRPLPTFHRETFVDWFERHADGVGNRGEPTSNARSTTDGRKALVIADTYTNYAKPSVGEAAVRVLEAADVTVGVPTSLGDVGRPAYSKGFLDIARERAEEAVDTLIPYVENGWDVVFVEPSDAVMVQSDYLDLYPGRSTDVVAYATYGVCEYLDIFALDDSLAFDPPPSRSIVYHGHCHQKATRRDHHAVSVLRRAGYDVDALDSGCCGMAGSFGYEAEHASMSDAIASILFEQVEASDGDRIVAPGASCRTQLQYGSSDSTLPPTPIEVLADAL from the coding sequence ATGGCAGGCGAACGCGGGCCAACCGCCGATCCACGAGCGAACTACGACTACGCGAGCAACGACGTAGTTCACCCCACGGTAGCGGCGGAGTTGCGCACCCGTATCGAGGGAGAGGTTCGCATGGATCGGTACTCCCGATCGCTGTACGCCACCGACGCGAGCGCCTACGAGGTGACGCCGATCGGCGTCGTCTTCCCGCGATCGACCGAGGACGTCGCCGCCGTCGTCTCCTACTGCTACGACGCGGAGATCCCCGTCTTGCCGCGGGGTGGCGGGACGAGCCTCGCGGGCCAAACCGTAAATCGAGCCGTGGTGCTGGATTTTACCCGTTACATGGACGAGATACGCGCCGTAGATCCGCAGGCCCGGACGGCCACCGTTCAGCCGGGCGTGGTCCTCGGCTCGCTCGACGAGCGACTTTCCAGACACGGGCTAACGTTCGGCCCGGATCCCGCTTGGGGCGATAAGAGCGCGATCGGCGGCGCGATCGGAAACAACTCTACTGGAGCCCACTCGCTCGAATACGGCAAAACCGACGCGTACATCGAGTCGTGTGAGGTGGTGCTCGCTGACGGAACGGTTACTCGGTTCGGCGAGATGTCGCTCACGGAACTCACAGATCGCGGCGATTCGGACGGTGACATCCCCGAACGCGTCTACGCCGAGGTCGCCCGAATCGTAGCCGAAGAGAGCGACGAGATCGAAGCCGCCTATCCCGATCTCAAGCGGAACGTCTCCGGGTACAACCTCGATCGTCTCGTCGCGGAAGCCCGCGGGACGGACCTACCAGGAGGTGAATCGACCGGAGACGGCGACACGGTTAATCTGGCACGACTACTCGCCGGGAGCGAAGGGACGCTCGCGATCGTGACCGAAGCGACCGTCTCGCTCGAACCGGTTCCGGAGACGAAAGCCGTCGCGATGCTTTGCTATCCCGATCTGCACGACGCGATGGCAGACGTCTCGCCGATTCTCGAACACGAGCCGTCCGCCGTCGAAGTGTTAGACGACGTCCTTATCGATCTGGCCAGGGGAACGACCACGTTCGGCCCGGTTACGGAGGCGCTTCCCGACGGAACCAACGCCACGCTACTCGTCGAGTTCTACGCCGAGTCGGCCGACGAGGGACGCGAACGCGTCGGCGAGTTACTCGCCGATCGATGTCCATCGATCGAGCCCGCCCGTGCAGACGGCCACGAGACGCGGTCGGCCCGAACGGTCGATCACGAGGTTCGAGCCATCGACGCGCTCGAAGCGTACGAGCGATCCGAACGAGCGAAACTCTGGAAGCTACGAAAGGCCGGGTTGCCGATTCTTCTGTCTCGGACGACCGACGCGAAACACATCTCCTTTATCGAGGATACGGCCGTCCCGCCGGCCCGACTCCCGGAGTTCGTCGAATCGTTCGAGGAGATTCTCGAGGAACACGGGACGTACGCGTCGTTCTACGCGCACGCCGGCCCCGGCGTATTACACGTCCGTCCGCTCGTGAACACGAAGACGGACGTCGGAATCGATCAATTGCGCGGTATCGCCGCCGACGTCACCGACCTCGTCGTCGACCTCGGCGGATCCATCTCGGGTGAGCACGGCGACGGCCGTGCCCGAACGCAGTGGAACCGAAAGCTCTACGGAGATCGTATCTGGCGGACGTTTCGTCGGTTGAAAACCGCGTTCGACCCGAAGTGGGTGCTCAACCCCGGACAGGTCTGCGGATTCGATGCGGCCGCCTCCGACTCGACAGCGGACCGACGCATGGATGCGTCGCTTCGCGACGAAACCGGAGAACTGGACGAACGGACGAAATCGGTCTCGCTCGACGAGAACCTCCGATTCGATCCGTCCTACGAGTTCGACGCCGGATTCGAGCCGACGTTAGCCTGGGACAACGACAACGGGCTGGCCGGGATGGTCGAGCTGTGTCACGGCTGTGGCGGCTGTCGAGGCGATCAGTCCACGACCGGCGGCGTGATGTGTCCGACCTACCGGGCGAGCGACGAGGAGATCACCAGCACCCGCGGGCGGGCGAACGCGCTCCGGCGAGCGATGAGCGGAGAACTCCCGCCGGGGGTGGCGTTCGACGACGAGTTCAAGACGGAGGTCCTGGACCTCTGTATCGGCTGTAAGGGCTGTGCCGTCGATTGCCCGAGCGAGGTCGACATGGCCAAGCTCAAGGTCGAACTCACCCACGAGTACAACGAACGAAACGGAGCGACGCTGCGCGATCGACTGTTCGCGAACGTCCACACCCTCTCTGCGTGGGGAAGTCTGCTCGCACCGCTATCGAACGCGGCCCAGCGCGTTCCCGGCGGCCGGTGGCTGCTCGAACGAGCCGTCGGAATCGACGCGAGTCGCCCGTTACCGACGTTCCACCGCGAAACGTTCGTCGACTGGTTCGAACGACACGCCGACGGGGTCGGAAATCGCGGCGAACCGACCTCCAACGCTCGTTCGACAACGGACGGACGCAAGGCGCTCGTGATAGCCGATACGTACACGAATTACGCGAAGCCGTCGGTGGGCGAAGCGGCCGTTCGCGTCCTCGAAGCCGCGGACGTCACCGTCGGTGTTCCGACCTCTCTCGGCGACGTCGGCCGACCCGCGTACTCGAAGGGCTTTCTCGACATAGCAAGAGAGCGCGCCGAAGAGGCGGTCGATACCTTGATCCCGTACGTCGAGAACGGGTGGGACGTCGTCTTCGTCGAGCCGTCGGACGCGGTGATGGTGCAATCAGATTATCTCGATCTCTACCCGGGGAGATCGACCGATGTCGTCGCTTACGCGACGTACGGCGTCTGCGAGTACCTCGATATATTCGCTCTCGACGATTCTCTCGCGTTCGACCCGCCTCCGTCCAGGTCGATCGTCTACCACGGCCACTGCCATCAGAAGGCGACCAGGCGCGACCACCACGCCGTTTCGGTCCTTCGCCGGGCAGGATACGACGTCGATGCGCTCGATTCGGGGTGTTGCGGGATGGCCGGCAGTTTCGGATACGAAGCCGAACACGCCTCCATGTCGGATGCGATCGCGTCGATCCTCTTCGAGCAGGTCGAAGCGAGCGACGGAGACCGGATCGTCGCCCCCGGGGCGTCGTGTCGAACGCAGTTGCAGTACGGGTCGTCCGATTCGACGCTCCCGCCGACGCCTATCGAAGTGCTCGCCGACGCGCTGTGA
- a CDS encoding DUF6293 family protein, whose product MDVEQRVHIVPVGFEYDRVFDPIERQRADVAYLLVSEDDGAVPSYFDDLRSAVESVVRDVSVIETDFTDVYAVLGDVTTLAASHEGDNVYVNVSGAGTIPAIGATIACMDVSTDATAYHVEPETTAYDGIDRPITSGVSETTEIPIYPIDSPSRDQIAIMDFLADPAAHDDRFETTHPKKKDVIAYARDTELSFLSDRSPSTEKGAFRLLDTHVVKPLEIDGYVTVEQVGRRRLVHLTDRGVNALRAFRHKLEYGDS is encoded by the coding sequence ATGGACGTCGAACAGCGAGTTCACATCGTCCCGGTCGGATTCGAGTACGATCGCGTGTTCGATCCGATCGAACGCCAGCGTGCGGACGTCGCGTACCTGCTCGTCTCCGAAGACGACGGAGCCGTTCCGTCGTACTTCGACGACCTGCGATCGGCCGTCGAGTCGGTAGTTCGCGACGTTTCAGTCATCGAAACCGATTTCACGGATGTCTACGCCGTTCTCGGCGACGTCACCACGCTGGCGGCGTCTCACGAGGGTGACAACGTCTACGTCAACGTCTCCGGTGCCGGGACGATTCCGGCCATCGGCGCGACTATCGCGTGTATGGACGTCTCGACCGACGCGACGGCGTATCACGTCGAACCGGAGACCACCGCCTACGACGGTATCGATCGGCCGATTACGTCTGGCGTTTCGGAGACGACCGAGATACCGATCTATCCGATCGATTCGCCTTCCCGTGATCAGATCGCGATCATGGACTTTCTCGCCGATCCGGCGGCTCACGACGACCGGTTCGAAACGACGCACCCGAAGAAGAAGGACGTGATCGCCTACGCACGCGATACCGAGCTCTCGTTTCTCTCCGATCGGTCACCCTCGACCGAGAAGGGAGCGTTCAGGTTGCTCGATACGCACGTCGTGAAACCCCTCGAAATCGACGGTTACGTCACCGTCGAGCAGGTTGGCCGCCGCCGGCTGGTTCACCTGACCGACCGCGGTGTGAACGCGCTCAGAGCGTTCAGGCACAAACTCGAGTACGGAGATTCGTAG
- a CDS encoding FAD-dependent oxidoreductase, giving the protein MSDVSIVGGGPAGLSCALFTAKNGLETTLYDADETWMHKAHLFNFPGIGSADGSTLLEVMRDQVDWVGVERNQGERVESISTGDDGFSVQTDGGSDESTYVVLATGANRDLAESIGCAFDDGVVDVDVTMETSIDDLYATGAMVRAEEWQAVISAGDGAAAALNILSKERGDHYHDFDTPADADRVYSSLVDEG; this is encoded by the coding sequence ATGTCAGACGTATCAATCGTTGGCGGCGGTCCGGCTGGACTGTCCTGTGCACTGTTTACGGCCAAGAACGGGCTCGAGACGACGCTCTACGATGCGGACGAGACGTGGATGCACAAGGCACACCTCTTTAATTTCCCGGGCATCGGCTCGGCCGACGGCTCGACGCTCCTCGAAGTTATGCGCGATCAGGTCGACTGGGTCGGGGTCGAGCGCAACCAGGGCGAACGCGTCGAATCGATATCGACCGGCGACGATGGCTTCTCGGTCCAGACGGACGGCGGATCCGACGAGTCTACGTACGTCGTCCTCGCGACGGGTGCCAACCGTGATCTCGCCGAATCCATCGGGTGTGCGTTCGACGATGGGGTCGTCGACGTCGACGTGACGATGGAGACCTCGATCGATGATCTGTACGCGACGGGGGCGATGGTGCGAGCCGAGGAGTGGCAGGCCGTCATCTCGGCGGGCGACGGTGCCGCGGCGGCGCTCAATATCCTCTCGAAAGAACGCGGCGATCATTACCACGATTTCGACACGCCTGCTGACGCAGATCGCGTATACAGCTCACTCGTGGACGAGGGTTGA
- a CDS encoding MATE family efflux transporter: MTRFPNPVRLTILAVGLALARLGLLDRERAVQTTALAWPRVVTGIARMSKSAVDVAMVGVAVGTSAVAGVGFAGPFWGLAFAIGGGVAGGTIALVSQRYGAKAYDELGLAVRASTLLVVVISLPVVVVFWVFPAELVSLLSSNERAVAYGATYLQYVGLGVPFAGLNLVGSRVLVGSDDAYTAMQVRAAGALANIGLNAVFIFGLDWGVAGAALGTVLANVAVTAAFAIGLARGRFPGIGAFPVQIDPVGSYVDPATIHDLVVIGTPVGARNLVWTTAEFPMLGILDIFGENTVAAFVIARRIWGIMNTPGWGFGLASSSLVGQALGKNDERTAEAYGREIIRFSVATYLVSAVLIAIFAEHIVVLFAEDPTSPEIPIATDLVYAACVAVLFQGVAGAAAGPLDASGDTRVPFFSQFLGMFCVAIPLAYLGATTPLGYWGLYLAFVAETSVPAAINYWRFRTNRWKAISETYRPDVAVADD, from the coding sequence GTGACACGGTTCCCGAACCCCGTCCGGCTCACGATACTGGCCGTCGGACTCGCGCTCGCTCGCCTTGGTCTCTTAGACCGCGAGCGCGCCGTTCAGACGACGGCGCTCGCCTGGCCACGCGTCGTGACCGGCATCGCGCGGATGTCAAAGAGCGCCGTCGACGTCGCGATGGTCGGTGTGGCCGTCGGTACGTCCGCCGTTGCCGGTGTCGGATTCGCCGGTCCGTTCTGGGGGCTGGCGTTCGCCATCGGTGGTGGCGTCGCCGGCGGAACGATCGCGCTAGTTTCCCAGCGTTACGGTGCCAAGGCGTACGACGAACTCGGACTCGCAGTCCGAGCCAGCACGCTCCTCGTGGTCGTCATAAGCCTCCCCGTCGTGGTCGTCTTCTGGGTGTTTCCCGCAGAACTCGTCTCGCTGCTCAGCAGCAACGAACGGGCGGTTGCCTACGGGGCCACCTACCTCCAGTACGTCGGCCTCGGCGTCCCCTTCGCGGGGTTGAACCTCGTTGGGAGTCGCGTCCTCGTCGGCTCCGACGACGCCTACACGGCGATGCAGGTGCGTGCGGCCGGTGCGCTCGCGAACATCGGCCTCAACGCGGTGTTTATCTTCGGTCTCGACTGGGGTGTTGCCGGTGCAGCGCTCGGAACGGTCCTCGCGAACGTCGCCGTAACCGCCGCGTTCGCCATCGGACTCGCCCGCGGACGATTCCCGGGTATCGGTGCGTTTCCCGTCCAGATCGATCCCGTCGGCTCGTACGTCGATCCCGCGACGATTCACGATCTGGTCGTCATCGGGACGCCCGTCGGCGCGAGAAATCTCGTCTGGACCACCGCCGAGTTCCCGATGTTAGGAATCCTCGACATCTTCGGCGAGAACACCGTGGCGGCGTTCGTCATCGCCCGACGCATCTGGGGTATCATGAACACGCCCGGCTGGGGCTTCGGTCTCGCCTCGTCGAGTCTCGTCGGACAGGCGCTCGGGAAGAACGACGAGCGAACGGCGGAGGCGTACGGACGCGAGATTATCCGGTTTTCGGTCGCCACCTACCTCGTTTCGGCCGTTCTCATCGCGATATTCGCAGAACACATCGTGGTCCTCTTCGCCGAAGACCCGACCAGCCCGGAGATTCCGATCGCGACCGATCTGGTCTACGCCGCGTGCGTCGCCGTCCTGTTCCAGGGCGTCGCTGGCGCCGCCGCCGGTCCGCTCGATGCGAGCGGTGACACACGCGTTCCCTTCTTCAGTCAGTTTCTCGGGATGTTCTGCGTCGCGATCCCGCTCGCTTACCTCGGTGCGACGACGCCGCTCGGATACTGGGGTCTGTATCTCGCATTCGTCGCCGAAACGAGCGTCCCGGCGGCGATCAACTACTGGCGATTTCGGACGAACCGGTGGAAGGCGATCAGCGAGACGTACCGTCCAGACGTTGCCGTGGCCGACGATTGA